The Streptomyces sp. NBC_00691 genome has a segment encoding these proteins:
- a CDS encoding gamma-aminobutyraldehyde dehydrogenase has product MTTELRRLRNYINGEFRDAADGRTIEVVNPATGEVYATSPLSGQADVDAAMEAAAAAFPAWRDSTPAERQRALLKIADAFEERANDLIAAEVQNTGKPVALTASEEIPPMVDQIRFFAGAARMLEGRSAGEYMEGMTSIVRREPVGVCAQVAPWNYPMMMAVWKFAPALAAGNTVVLKPSDTTPASTVLMAEIIGQILPKGVFNVVCGDRETGKAMVEHPTPAMASITGSVRAGMQVAESAAKDVKRVHLELGGKAPVVVFEDLDSAAIDKAAEDISVAGFFNAGQDCTAATRVLVHESIHDEFVAALAKAASGTKTGQPDDEDVLYGPLNNANQLKQVTGFIDRLPAHAKVQAGGHRVGDKGYFYAPTVVSGLKQDDEIIQNEVFGPVITVQSFTDEAQALEYANGVEYALASSVWTKDHARAMRMSKSLDFGCVWINTHIPLVAEMPHGGFKKSGYGKDLSGYGFEDYTRIKHVMTSLG; this is encoded by the coding sequence GTGACCACCGAGCTGCGCCGGCTGCGTAACTACATCAACGGGGAGTTCCGCGACGCGGCCGACGGCCGCACCATCGAGGTGGTCAACCCGGCCACCGGCGAGGTGTACGCCACCTCCCCGCTCTCCGGCCAGGCAGACGTCGACGCCGCGATGGAGGCCGCCGCGGCCGCCTTCCCCGCCTGGCGCGACAGCACCCCGGCCGAGCGCCAGAGGGCGCTCCTCAAGATCGCCGACGCCTTCGAGGAGCGCGCCAACGACCTGATCGCCGCCGAGGTCCAGAACACCGGAAAGCCCGTCGCCCTCACGGCGAGCGAAGAGATCCCGCCGATGGTGGACCAGATCCGCTTCTTCGCCGGTGCCGCCCGGATGCTCGAGGGCCGTTCGGCCGGCGAGTACATGGAGGGCATGACCTCCATCGTCCGCCGGGAGCCCGTGGGCGTCTGCGCCCAGGTCGCGCCCTGGAACTACCCGATGATGATGGCCGTGTGGAAGTTCGCCCCGGCGCTCGCCGCGGGCAACACCGTCGTCCTCAAGCCCTCGGACACGACCCCCGCGTCGACCGTCCTCATGGCGGAGATCATCGGCCAGATCCTCCCCAAGGGCGTCTTCAACGTCGTCTGCGGCGACCGTGAGACGGGCAAGGCGATGGTCGAGCACCCGACCCCCGCCATGGCCTCCATCACCGGCTCCGTACGCGCCGGCATGCAGGTCGCCGAGTCGGCGGCCAAGGACGTCAAGCGCGTCCACCTGGAGCTGGGCGGCAAGGCCCCGGTCGTCGTCTTCGAAGACCTCGACAGCGCGGCCATCGACAAGGCCGCCGAGGACATCTCCGTCGCCGGCTTCTTCAACGCCGGCCAGGACTGCACGGCCGCCACCCGCGTCCTCGTGCACGAGTCCATCCACGACGAGTTCGTCGCCGCGCTCGCCAAGGCCGCCTCGGGGACCAAGACCGGTCAGCCGGACGACGAGGACGTGCTCTACGGCCCGCTCAACAACGCCAACCAGCTGAAGCAGGTCACCGGCTTCATCGACCGCCTCCCGGCGCACGCCAAGGTCCAGGCCGGCGGCCACCGGGTCGGCGACAAGGGCTACTTCTACGCCCCGACCGTCGTCTCCGGCCTCAAGCAGGACGACGAGATCATCCAGAACGAGGTCTTCGGCCCCGTCATCACCGTCCAGTCCTTCACGGACGAGGCGCAGGCCCTGGAGTACGCGAACGGCGTCGAGTACGCCCTCGCCTCCTCCGTCTGGACCAAGGACCACGCGCGCGCGATGCGCATGTCCAAGTCCCTCGACTTCGGCTGCGTGTGGATCAACACCCACATCCCGCTGGTCGCCGAGATGCCCCACGGCGGCTTCAAGAAGTCCGGCTACGGCAAGGACCTCTCCGGCTACGGCTTCGAGGACTACACGCGCATCAAGCACGTGATGACCTCCCTGGGCTGA
- a CDS encoding serine hydrolase domain-containing protein, whose protein sequence is MRSSTRTLLAAALVLGIATGPALTPAFATPRAAPSAASATRPANPDLSAAIAGLPRADATAALVRVGGTEGSWQGSSGVHDLTSGAPADPAARFRAGSVTKVFTAAAVLQLASERRIDLDRTARSYLPELIPARYATVTVRQLLNHTHGIPPADLAVGDTVEEWYAHRFDVHSPEAMVRSATAKPREFRPGTRQHYLNIGYTIAGLIVERVTGDSYEHQVERRILRPLGLRDTYLPGEAAGIAGPYNHGYQTMRLDDGTTGPRDVSVWGVTDGWAAGDLISTTADLERFTKALFAGRVVRGPLLEEMFTLPRVADLSSGDPAAYSAGLSMKRLGGREVWGKTGGRWGYNTAIASTRDGARTLVYSVNSTDAKGQDMNPTALNVMVSAYGLPD, encoded by the coding sequence ATGAGATCGTCCACCCGCACCCTGCTCGCCGCCGCCCTGGTCCTGGGGATCGCGACGGGCCCGGCCCTGACCCCGGCCTTCGCGACGCCCCGGGCGGCCCCGTCGGCCGCGTCTGCCACCCGGCCCGCGAACCCCGACCTGAGCGCGGCGATCGCCGGGCTCCCCCGGGCCGACGCCACGGCCGCGCTCGTCAGGGTCGGCGGCACCGAGGGTTCCTGGCAGGGCAGTTCGGGCGTCCACGACCTGACGTCCGGCGCCCCGGCGGATCCGGCCGCCCGCTTCCGGGCCGGCTCGGTGACGAAGGTCTTCACAGCGGCGGCAGTCCTCCAGCTGGCGTCCGAGCGCCGGATCGACCTGGACCGCACGGCCCGCTCGTACCTGCCGGAGCTGATCCCCGCCCGGTACGCCACGGTGACCGTGCGCCAGCTCCTGAACCACACCCACGGCATCCCGCCGGCCGATCTCGCCGTCGGCGACACGGTGGAGGAGTGGTACGCCCACCGCTTCGACGTCCACAGCCCGGAGGCCATGGTCCGCTCGGCGACGGCGAAGCCGCGCGAGTTCCGGCCCGGCACGAGGCAGCACTACCTCAACATCGGCTACACGATCGCCGGTCTGATCGTGGAGCGGGTGACGGGCGACTCCTACGAGCACCAGGTGGAACGGCGGATCCTGCGCCCGCTGGGGCTGCGGGACACGTATCTCCCCGGTGAGGCCGCCGGGATCGCCGGCCCGTACAACCACGGCTACCAGACCATGCGGCTCGACGACGGGACGACCGGTCCGCGGGACGTCTCGGTGTGGGGGGTGACGGACGGCTGGGCGGCCGGTGACCTGATCTCGACCACGGCCGACCTGGAGCGGTTCACGAAGGCGCTGTTCGCGGGCCGGGTGGTGCGCGGGCCGCTCCTGGAGGAGATGTTCACCCTGCCGAGGGTCGCGGACCTGTCGTCCGGCGACCCGGCCGCGTACTCCGCGGGCCTGTCGATGAAGCGGCTCGGCGGCCGCGAGGTCTGGGGCAAGACCGGCGGCCGCTGGGGGTACAACACGGCCATCGCCTCCACCCGCGACGGCGCGCGCACCCTCGTCTACAGCGTCAACTCCACCGACGCGAAGGGCCAGGACATGAACCCGACCGCCCTGAACGTGATGGTCTCGGCATACGGCCTGCCGGACTAG
- a CDS encoding response regulator transcription factor, protein MTTIRVVVADDQELVRSGFAMILDAQPDIEVVAEAGDGAEAVEAVRRHAPDVALLDIRMPGTDGIEACREISAHTGCRTVILTTFDTDAYVYEALHAGASGFLLKDVRRDDLVHAVRVVAAGDSLLAPSVARRLVEQYTAGGPRRTSPDPRLGVLTVRERETLLLLARGLSNAEIAAELVVSDHTVKTHVGNVLAKLGLRDRIQAVICAYETGLVAAGSPPPGGGEGPGPSPVSARN, encoded by the coding sequence ATGACGACGATCCGGGTGGTGGTCGCGGACGACCAGGAACTGGTCCGCAGCGGCTTCGCGATGATCCTCGACGCACAGCCGGACATCGAGGTGGTGGCCGAGGCCGGGGACGGCGCCGAGGCCGTCGAGGCGGTGCGCCGGCACGCCCCGGACGTGGCGCTGCTCGACATCCGGATGCCCGGTACCGACGGCATCGAGGCCTGCCGGGAGATCAGCGCGCACACCGGCTGCCGGACGGTGATCCTGACGACCTTCGACACCGACGCGTATGTGTACGAGGCGCTGCACGCGGGCGCGAGCGGCTTCCTCCTCAAGGACGTACGCCGTGACGATCTGGTGCACGCGGTACGGGTGGTGGCGGCGGGCGACTCGCTGCTCGCGCCGTCCGTGGCCCGTCGTCTGGTGGAGCAGTACACCGCGGGCGGCCCGCGCAGGACCTCCCCCGACCCGCGGCTGGGCGTACTGACGGTCCGGGAACGGGAGACGCTGCTGCTGCTCGCGCGCGGGCTCTCCAACGCGGAGATCGCGGCCGAACTGGTGGTCAGCGACCACACGGTGAAGACCCACGTGGGGAACGTGCTCGCCAAGCTCGGCCTGCGGGACCGGATCCAGGCCGTGATCTGCGCGTACGAGACGGGCCTGGTCGCGGCGGGCTCTCCCCCGCCAGGGGGAGGCGAGGGGCCCGGCCCCTCCCCCGTGTCGGCGAGGAACTGA
- a CDS encoding aspartate aminotransferase family protein, whose translation MTQSRSDMSKSAYDHLWMHFTRMSSYENSPVPTIVRGEGTYIFDDKGKRYLDGLAGLFVVNAGHGRKELAEVAYKQAQELAFFPVWSYAHPKAVELAERLADYAPGDLNKVFFTTGGGEAVETAWKLAKQYFKLQGKHTKYKVISRAVAYHGTPQGALSITGLPALKAPFEPLVPGAHKVPNTNIYRAPIHGDDPEAFGRWAADQIEQQILFEGADTVAAVFLEPVQNAGGCFPPPPGYFQRVREICDQYDVLLVSDETICAFGRLGTMFACDKFGYVPDMITCAKGMTSGYSPIGACIVSDRIAEPFYKGDNTFLHGYTFGGHPVSSAVAIANLDIFDKEGLNQHVLDQEGNFFNTLKKLHDLPIVGDVRGNGFFYGIELVKDKVTKESFTDEETERVLYGFLSKALFENGLYCRADDRGDPVIQLAPPLIADQGTFDEIEGILRSVLTEAWTKL comes from the coding sequence GTGACCCAGTCCCGAAGTGACATGTCAAAGTCCGCCTACGACCACCTGTGGATGCACTTCACCCGCATGTCGTCGTACGAGAACTCGCCCGTTCCCACCATCGTGCGTGGTGAGGGCACCTACATCTTCGACGACAAGGGCAAGCGCTACCTCGACGGTCTCGCGGGTCTCTTCGTGGTCAACGCCGGACACGGCCGCAAGGAACTGGCCGAGGTCGCGTACAAGCAGGCCCAGGAGCTCGCGTTCTTCCCCGTGTGGTCGTACGCGCACCCCAAGGCCGTCGAGCTCGCCGAGCGTCTTGCGGACTACGCGCCGGGCGACCTGAACAAGGTCTTCTTCACCACCGGTGGCGGCGAGGCCGTCGAGACCGCGTGGAAGCTCGCCAAGCAGTACTTCAAGCTGCAGGGCAAGCACACCAAGTACAAGGTCATCTCGCGTGCGGTCGCCTACCACGGCACCCCGCAGGGCGCCCTGTCCATCACGGGTCTGCCGGCCCTCAAGGCCCCCTTCGAGCCGCTGGTCCCCGGCGCGCACAAGGTGCCGAACACCAACATCTACCGCGCCCCGATCCACGGCGACGACCCCGAGGCCTTCGGCCGCTGGGCCGCCGACCAGATCGAGCAGCAGATCCTCTTCGAGGGCGCCGACACCGTCGCCGCCGTCTTCCTGGAGCCGGTGCAGAACGCCGGCGGCTGCTTCCCGCCGCCGCCCGGCTACTTCCAGCGCGTCCGCGAGATCTGCGACCAGTACGACGTGCTGCTCGTCTCCGACGAGACGATCTGCGCCTTCGGCCGCCTCGGCACGATGTTCGCCTGTGACAAGTTCGGCTACGTGCCGGACATGATCACCTGCGCCAAGGGCATGACCTCGGGCTACTCCCCGATCGGCGCCTGCATCGTCTCGGACCGCATCGCGGAGCCCTTCTACAAGGGCGACAACACCTTCCTCCACGGCTACACCTTCGGTGGCCACCCGGTGTCGTCGGCGGTCGCCATCGCCAACCTCGACATCTTCGACAAGGAAGGCCTGAACCAGCACGTCCTCGACCAGGAGGGCAACTTCTTCAACACCCTGAAGAAGCTGCACGACCTCCCGATCGTCGGCGACGTCCGCGGCAACGGCTTCTTCTACGGCATCGAGCTCGTCAAGGACAAGGTCACCAAGGAGTCCTTCACGGACGAGGAGACCGAGCGCGTCCTGTACGGCTTCCTCTCCAAGGCGCTCTTCGAGAACGGCCTGTACTGCCGTGCCGACGACCGTGGCGACCCGGTCATCCAGCTCGCCCCGCCGCTGATCGCCGACCAGGGCACCTTCGACGAGATCGAAGGCATCCTGCGCTCGGTGCTCACCGAGGCCTGGACCAAGCTCTAG
- a CDS encoding SAM-dependent methyltransferase: protein MNDRIRTDIAHNARVWNYWLGGKDNYPVDRAVGDQVTGFYPSIGEVARADRAFLGRAVTFLAEDAGVRQFLDIGTGLPTADNTHEVAQRSAPDARIVYVDNDPIVLTHARALLTSAPEGVTEYVDADAHDPEKILAAAGATLDLSRPVAVMMLGILNFVLDTAEARSIVRTLMDAVPSGSHLVLTHPTLEPELGGEGNKAAMAFWNENATPPITARSRAEFASFFDGLDLLEPGILSCSRWRATDQDAPVVAQFGAVGRKP, encoded by the coding sequence ATGAACGACCGGATCCGGACCGACATCGCCCACAACGCCCGGGTGTGGAACTACTGGCTGGGCGGCAAGGACAACTACCCCGTCGACCGCGCGGTCGGCGACCAGGTCACCGGCTTCTACCCGAGCATCGGCGAAGTGGCCCGCGCGGACCGGGCGTTCCTCGGCCGGGCCGTCACCTTCCTCGCCGAGGACGCCGGAGTACGCCAGTTCCTCGACATCGGTACGGGTCTGCCGACCGCCGACAACACCCATGAGGTCGCCCAGCGGTCCGCGCCCGACGCCCGGATCGTCTACGTCGACAACGACCCGATCGTCCTCACCCACGCCCGCGCGCTGCTGACCAGCGCGCCGGAGGGCGTCACCGAGTACGTGGACGCCGACGCCCACGACCCGGAGAAGATCCTGGCCGCGGCCGGCGCGACGCTCGACCTGTCCCGGCCGGTCGCCGTGATGATGCTCGGCATCCTCAACTTCGTGCTCGACACCGCCGAGGCCCGGTCGATCGTCCGCACCCTGATGGACGCCGTCCCCTCCGGCAGCCACCTGGTCCTCACCCACCCCACCCTGGAGCCGGAGCTCGGCGGCGAGGGCAACAAGGCGGCCATGGCCTTCTGGAACGAGAACGCGACCCCGCCGATCACCGCCCGCAGCCGCGCCGAGTTCGCCTCCTTCTTCGACGGGCTCGACCTGCTGGAGCCGGGCATCCTCTCCTGCTCGCGCTGGCGCGCGACGGACCAAGACGCCCCCGTGGTGGCGCAGTTCGGCGCGGTGGGCCGCAAGCCGTAA
- a CDS encoding glycerophosphodiester phosphodiesterase: MDPTAVVKAAEATASVTVVGHRGDPYRVRENTLGSIASAIERGADAVEVDVRLTKDGVPVLLHDDTLKRLWGHDRPLSALSYEQLRELTYEGVPTLREALLTAGEKRLMLDLPGGDENSVRAIVRTVRECGAGERVYYCAGAVAMLQVRAADPAAEIALTWTSLAPPRPVLLDVVRPRWLNYRFGLVSRALTDRVHRDGLLVSAWTADTHRTMRKLIKNGVDSITTNRVDALAAVLRKAQG; encoded by the coding sequence ATGGACCCGACCGCCGTCGTGAAAGCCGCCGAGGCCACCGCCTCCGTCACCGTCGTGGGCCATCGCGGCGACCCGTACCGCGTCCGCGAGAACACCCTCGGCTCGATCGCCTCGGCGATCGAGCGGGGGGCGGACGCGGTCGAGGTCGACGTCCGGCTGACGAAGGACGGCGTGCCCGTCCTCCTCCACGACGACACCCTGAAGCGCCTGTGGGGCCACGACCGCCCGCTCTCCGCGCTCTCCTACGAGCAGCTCCGCGAGCTGACGTACGAAGGGGTCCCGACCCTGCGCGAGGCGCTGCTCACCGCCGGGGAGAAGCGGCTCATGCTGGACCTGCCCGGTGGCGACGAGAACTCGGTCCGCGCCATCGTCCGTACGGTCCGCGAGTGCGGCGCCGGGGAGCGCGTCTACTACTGCGCGGGGGCCGTCGCCATGCTCCAGGTGCGCGCCGCCGACCCGGCCGCCGAGATCGCCCTCACCTGGACCTCGCTCGCCCCGCCCCGCCCGGTCCTGCTGGACGTGGTCCGGCCCCGCTGGCTCAATTACCGCTTCGGACTGGTCAGTCGGGCCCTGACCGACCGGGTGCATCGGGACGGTCTGCTCGTCTCGGCCTGGACGGCGGACACGCACCGCACCATGCGTAAGCTGATCAAGAACGGGGTCGACTCGATCACCACGAACCGGGTCGACGCACTCGCCGCCGTCCTGCGAAAGGCTCAGGGATGA
- a CDS encoding ABC transporter ATP-binding protein: MAPPDNDVLWARSLHCALGGSDALSGVSLGVREGEILALVGPRGSGKTTLMRCLSGQLVAQEGEVWFNSNPVHTLGPADRERLRRDRFGWIDPEPGLVPELTGWENVALPLLLRGTSHRAAKTAAGEWLERLDIGACAAKRPHALTHAQRQRIAIARALVTTPSVLFADEPTAILHRADGAQVLRTLTAAARSHGITVLLATHDTEVAALADRTVALLDGRRVGTVPPASGAEGVAACSLSV, encoded by the coding sequence ATGGCCCCACCGGACAACGACGTGCTCTGGGCGCGTTCACTGCACTGCGCCCTGGGCGGTTCGGACGCCCTCAGCGGCGTCTCCCTCGGCGTCCGCGAGGGCGAGATCCTCGCCCTCGTCGGCCCGCGCGGCAGCGGCAAGACCACCCTCATGCGGTGCCTTTCCGGCCAGCTCGTCGCCCAGGAGGGCGAGGTCTGGTTCAACAGCAACCCCGTCCACACCCTGGGCCCCGCCGACCGCGAACGGCTCCGCCGCGACCGCTTCGGCTGGATCGACCCCGAGCCCGGCCTCGTACCCGAACTCACCGGCTGGGAGAACGTGGCGCTGCCCCTGCTGCTCCGCGGCACCTCCCACCGGGCCGCGAAGACCGCCGCCGGGGAGTGGCTGGAGCGCCTCGACATCGGCGCCTGCGCGGCGAAGCGTCCGCACGCCCTCACCCACGCGCAGCGCCAGCGCATCGCCATCGCCCGCGCGCTGGTCACCACCCCGTCGGTGCTGTTCGCCGACGAGCCCACCGCGATCCTGCACCGGGCCGACGGCGCCCAGGTCCTGCGCACCCTGACCGCCGCCGCCCGCTCGCACGGCATCACCGTGCTCCTCGCCACCCACGACACCGAGGTCGCGGCGCTCGCCGACCGCACGGTCGCGCTCCTCGACGGACGCCGGGTCGGCACCGTACCCCCGGCGTCAGGGGCGGAGGGCGTCGCGGCGTGCTCGCTCTCCGTCTAG
- a CDS encoding Lrp/AsnC family transcriptional regulator gives MHSEPVASRSTEPRTGTGSSPTIDAVSLAIIEQLQEDGRRPYAAIGKAVGLSEAAVRQRVQKLLDQGVMQIVAVTDPLTVGFRRQAMVGINVEGDLDPVAEALTAMAECEYVVMTAGSFDLMVEVVCEDDDHLLDVINKRIRTLPGVRSTESFVYLKLKKQTYMWGTR, from the coding sequence GTGCACAGTGAACCCGTGGCCAGTCGAAGCACAGAACCCAGAACCGGAACCGGTTCGTCCCCGACGATCGACGCCGTCTCCCTGGCGATCATCGAGCAGCTCCAGGAGGACGGTCGCCGTCCCTACGCGGCGATCGGCAAGGCCGTGGGCCTCTCCGAGGCCGCCGTGCGGCAGCGCGTCCAGAAGCTGCTCGATCAGGGCGTCATGCAGATCGTCGCCGTCACCGACCCTCTCACCGTGGGTTTCCGGCGGCAGGCGATGGTCGGCATCAACGTCGAGGGTGACCTTGATCCGGTTGCGGAAGCCCTGACGGCCATGGCCGAATGCGAGTACGTGGTGATGACCGCGGGCTCGTTCGACCTGATGGTGGAGGTCGTCTGCGAGGACGACGACCACCTGCTGGATGTGATCAACAAGCGCATCCGCACCCTCCCCGGCGTGCGCTCCACCGAGAGCTTCGTCTACCTCAAGCTCAAGAAGCAGACCTATATGTGGGGAACTCGATAA
- a CDS encoding sensor histidine kinase, translating into MSVRGEARVRWERARSWSGANPWAVDLGIALLVQAAMTMPFVVPRGPELEPATWPAYGLTTLTVVPLVWRRRAPVAALLAILATSTLYILALEGPGQPLPYTGLVIVYTIALLSPPWKRLTTAGLLVVAVPASVWLNTRSARELTFSLFVFAAAYVFGRLQDARQRGHLIEAERAAARERARIAREMHDILSHAVSLMIVQAEAGPVAVRTAPERAEAAFEAISDTGREAMTQLRQMLGLLREGSEGAPPREPQPDISGIPALVERVGSGGLLVEYTTEGGVRALPAATGASAYRIVQEALTNVVKHAGARRADVRLAHADGVLRVTVTDDGRGPGGDRAGAGSGGHGLTGIRERAAAHGGTATAGPGPGGRGFEVRALLPVPSTAEVGR; encoded by the coding sequence ATGAGCGTACGGGGGGAGGCCCGCGTCCGGTGGGAGCGGGCGCGGAGCTGGAGCGGCGCCAACCCGTGGGCGGTGGACCTCGGGATCGCGCTGCTGGTCCAGGCGGCGATGACGATGCCGTTCGTGGTGCCGCGCGGTCCGGAGCTCGAACCGGCGACCTGGCCCGCGTACGGGCTGACGACGCTCACGGTGGTCCCGCTCGTCTGGCGGCGGCGGGCGCCCGTCGCCGCACTCCTCGCGATCCTGGCGACGAGCACCCTGTACATCCTGGCCCTGGAGGGGCCGGGCCAGCCGCTGCCGTACACCGGGCTCGTGATCGTCTACACGATCGCGCTGCTCTCGCCGCCCTGGAAGCGGCTCACGACGGCAGGGCTCCTGGTGGTCGCGGTGCCGGCCTCGGTCTGGCTCAACACCCGGTCGGCCCGTGAACTGACCTTCTCCCTCTTCGTGTTCGCGGCCGCCTATGTCTTCGGCCGGCTGCAGGACGCCCGCCAGCGGGGCCACCTGATCGAGGCCGAACGGGCCGCCGCGCGGGAACGGGCCCGGATCGCGCGGGAGATGCACGACATCCTGTCGCACGCGGTGAGCCTGATGATCGTGCAGGCCGAGGCGGGTCCGGTCGCGGTACGGACGGCACCGGAGCGCGCGGAGGCCGCGTTCGAGGCGATCTCGGACACGGGCCGCGAGGCGATGACTCAGCTGCGGCAGATGCTGGGCCTGCTGCGGGAGGGCTCCGAGGGCGCGCCGCCCCGGGAGCCGCAGCCGGACATCTCCGGGATCCCCGCGCTGGTGGAGCGGGTGGGGTCGGGCGGACTGCTGGTGGAGTACACGACGGAGGGCGGGGTGCGGGCCCTGCCGGCCGCGACCGGCGCGAGCGCCTACCGAATCGTGCAGGAGGCCCTGACCAACGTCGTCAAGCACGCGGGCGCCCGCCGGGCCGACGTCCGGCTCGCCCACGCCGACGGCGTCCTGCGGGTCACGGTCACGGACGACGGACGGGGCCCCGGCGGCGACAGGGCCGGAGCCGGTTCCGGCGGTCACGGCCTCACCGGGATCCGGGAGCGGGCCGCCGCGCACGGCGGAACGGCGACGGCCGGCCCGGGGCCGGGCGGCCGGGGGTTCGAGGTGCGGGCCCTGCTCCCCGTACCCTCCACGGCGGAGGTGGGGAGATGA
- a CDS encoding HXXEE domain-containing protein → MTPSRSNSLATYGLFLAWAVHDAEELALGPRWLRENLPMLRERYPAVPEAVWKAAESVDEREFALAVGVMATAVGAAGVAGARTGGRSAFYQGALNGFGLHGLVHLAQAAAVRRVTPGSVTSPLVVIPFTLWARGRLRRAGVLRPAGLRGTVTGLGVAAAATVVSHAVARRLAPCF, encoded by the coding sequence GTGACCCCATCTCGCTCGAACTCGCTCGCCACCTACGGACTCTTCCTCGCCTGGGCCGTCCACGACGCCGAGGAGCTGGCCCTCGGACCCCGCTGGCTCCGGGAGAACCTCCCGATGCTCCGCGAGCGGTACCCCGCTGTCCCGGAGGCGGTCTGGAAGGCCGCCGAGTCCGTCGACGAGCGTGAATTCGCCCTCGCCGTCGGGGTGATGGCGACCGCCGTCGGCGCCGCCGGCGTCGCCGGGGCCCGCACCGGCGGTCGATCCGCCTTCTATCAGGGGGCGTTGAACGGCTTCGGCCTGCACGGCCTCGTCCATCTCGCGCAGGCCGCCGCCGTACGGCGAGTGACGCCCGGCTCCGTCACCTCGCCGCTCGTGGTCATCCCGTTCACCCTCTGGGCGCGCGGCCGGCTGCGCCGTGCGGGCGTGCTCCGCCCGGCCGGACTCCGGGGGACGGTCACCGGCCTGGGGGTGGCGGCGGCCGCCACCGTCGTCTCGCACGCGGTGGCACGCCGACTGGCCCCCTGTTTCTGA
- a CDS encoding polyamine ABC transporter substrate-binding protein, with protein sequence MSRRSLLHGIGGAGAASLLAAGCGVPAAYVDESDRAGRDLSARDRTLDFANWPLYIDTDDEDARRRPTLDAFRKRTGIAVRYTEEINDNDEFFGKISPSLMNHQETGRDLIVVSDWMAARFVRLGWAQEMNRATQPNVTAHLDPQLRTPAFDPGRLHTVPWQSGITGIAYNRRKLGRELRSTKELWADDLRGKVTLLSGLDESFALLMMGRGVDVTRWTGDDFQALCEQIEGLVKKRHIRRFTGNDYIKDLSTGDVLACQAYSGDVIQLQADNPDIEFVVPEEGAELWAESLMIPNLAHHKTNAEKLVDYYYEPEVAAELAAWVNYVCPVPAAQKVLADSGDEELVALAEDPLIFPDADMRGRLAIARDITAQERQDFTKRWNAIVGL encoded by the coding sequence ATCTCCCGCCGGTCCCTGCTGCACGGCATCGGCGGTGCCGGGGCCGCGAGCCTCCTCGCCGCAGGATGCGGGGTCCCCGCCGCCTACGTCGACGAGAGCGACCGGGCCGGCCGCGACCTCTCCGCCCGGGACCGGACGCTCGACTTCGCCAACTGGCCGCTCTACATCGACACCGATGACGAGGACGCCAGGAGGCGTCCGACCCTCGACGCGTTCAGGAAGCGCACCGGGATCGCCGTCCGGTACACCGAGGAGATCAACGACAACGACGAGTTCTTCGGCAAGATCAGCCCGTCCCTGATGAACCACCAGGAGACCGGCCGCGATCTGATCGTCGTCAGCGACTGGATGGCCGCGCGCTTCGTCCGCCTCGGCTGGGCCCAGGAGATGAACCGCGCCACCCAGCCGAACGTCACCGCGCACCTCGACCCGCAGCTCCGCACGCCCGCCTTCGACCCGGGCCGGCTGCACACCGTCCCCTGGCAGTCCGGGATCACCGGCATCGCGTACAACCGCAGGAAGCTCGGCCGGGAACTCCGCTCCACCAAGGAGCTGTGGGCCGACGACCTGCGCGGCAAGGTCACCCTGCTGTCCGGGCTCGACGAGTCCTTCGCGCTGCTCATGATGGGCCGGGGCGTCGACGTCACCCGGTGGACCGGCGACGACTTCCAGGCCCTGTGCGAGCAGATCGAGGGCCTCGTGAAGAAGCGGCACATCCGCCGCTTCACCGGCAACGACTACATCAAGGACCTGTCGACCGGCGACGTGCTGGCCTGCCAGGCCTACTCGGGCGACGTCATCCAGCTGCAGGCCGACAACCCGGACATCGAGTTCGTCGTCCCCGAGGAGGGCGCCGAACTGTGGGCCGAGTCCCTCATGATCCCCAACCTCGCGCACCACAAGACCAACGCCGAGAAGCTCGTCGACTACTACTACGAGCCCGAGGTCGCCGCCGAACTCGCCGCCTGGGTCAACTACGTCTGCCCGGTGCCGGCCGCCCAGAAGGTCCTCGCGGACTCCGGCGACGAGGAGCTCGTGGCGCTCGCGGAGGATCCGCTGATCTTCCCGGACGCGGACATGCGGGGCCGGCTCGCGATCGCCCGGGACATCACCGCGCAGGAGCGGCAGGACTTCACGAAGCGTTGGAACGCGATCGTCGGTCTGTGA